The Megalobrama amblycephala isolate DHTTF-2021 linkage group LG16, ASM1881202v1, whole genome shotgun sequence genome includes the window accaaaaccaaaactacattttatgcaacttagaAATCCTGGACGTGTCCTGGAAAAATGGCACATATGGTCACCCTACATAACAGTTCATtgtgtaaggtctttatacaccactgaaaacatagttatgtatattatattgcatttgtGTCAATGGATCCtccttaaaattttaaaataaatcattttaaggtTTAAAAGCCATAccattttcaaaataatatgAATTTGTCACATTTCATAAattaaaacatgaatgaactaACTATGCTTAATCTTAGTGTGTGTAAACAATGGTTAGATTTTCAATATACCTGTAATGAAGCTTCAGGGAAGAGAAAATTTCTTTCTGTAACATGACAAATTCATCCAATAATTCAGAACTCTCCTTTCCCGTCTCATTCGAAGTCACACCGAACATTTCAATCTGCATGAATGTAAACAAAGTAAACACCCTAAAGGTAACAACGCATGCATGTTCATATTACTGCAATTACATTGATCTTGACATCAAGGATCTTAACTTTTCTGCTTATCTTCAATTTTCCATGCTACCACTTCTGCTTTCTGATTACCTTGTTAAAATGGTGAACTCTGTAGAGCCCCCAGGTCTCTCTTCCTGTGTCTGTTTCTGCTCGATAGCATGTACTACTACAGACCGTCCTAGAACATAAAAGCAAATACATATTACAAATAACACTTTATGTATGCATCAATTAAAGAATAACTTCATGTAGCATTCAGACAATCAATCAATAGGTCAATCAGGGACTTTTTATACCTGACAGGTAAATCCTTCAAATTTACAGCATGATCCATGAAATATCCTATTAAAATATAGGTCATAATCAATTCATTGTAAAGTATTCATggatctttgttttttttgctaaCCTTAAAATTTGTTGCCTACCGGTCTAGTACAATTTTATTAGTAGCGATACCTTAAAATAccaatcaaaagtttggaattattaagattttttaatttgtgctcatctattaataataatttttattattatcagcatttaaaacagtttttttgtgtaaacaataatgtaggtttttttttatgatttgttcatgaatagaaagttcaataaACAGCacagaattatttctgaaagtAATGgatgctgaatattcagctttgccatcacaaaactaaattacattttaaaatagattcaaacagaaaactgttttaattttgtaataatatttcatattactgtttttactgtatttttgttcaaataaatttatattaaaaatcttaattattccaatcTTTTGATTCATAGTGtatgaatgtgacaaaaatgtataatttacaaaaatatttataatatacagaagaggattagggccaagcaataataaaaaataaaaccatctcgagattaaagttgttaaatttcgagaaaaaaagtcattaaattacgagaacaaattcgataaattatgagaaaaatgtcattaaatttcgagaaaaaaggcgagataaaatgttgagaataaagttattaaattatgagaataaagacattaaattacgagaacaaattcattaaattatgagaaaaaagtcgttaaatttcgagaaaaaagtcgagataaaatgttgagaataaagtcgttaaattacgagaacaaatttgttaaattatgagaaaaatgtcattaaatttagagaaaagtcgagataaaatgttgagaataaactcattaaattacgagaaaaaagtcgagataaaatgttgagaataaagtcattaaattatgagaataaagtcattaaattatgagaaaaaaagtcgttaaattatgagaacaaattcgtaatttaacgaatttgtgctcgtaatttaacgactttttttctcataatttaatgactttattctcaacattttatctcgacttttttctctaaatttaacgagttttttctcaaaatttaaaaactttaatctcaagatggttttatttttttattattgcttggccctaatcctcttccgtaataatAAAACTTATAattgacatttttaataatctttgaAATATCATATATAATAAGATAGTTATCACATCACAGAAGTTCATGCTTTTATCACCTGCCACTCCTACTTCCCCTGTTCCAGCAAGATTAAGGTCAGGAAAGCGTGAAGGGTCGAGAGAGTACACCTGCGATTTATGAGCATGAGGCTGCATCCCACAACCTTCCTGAACAACAGATGTAAAAACAGCACAATATCATGGAGATTCTTgggatttttttaaaggataCTACAGTTGTGACTAAGTCAGCTAGTTTTGCAAACTTTACATTTCCATTAAGAATCTTAATACACAGCTGCATCTGAAGTATTCAGTGTAAATGATTTCAGATTATACTGCTAAACCAATTAGTCGTAGTAATATATGATTATGAATAATTTGATCTAATTCATTAACGTTTATAgttgtgaaagtattaaaaaataacaatcaGAGAGATCTCAGTAAAGAAATGCAGATTTTTGGATAGtacaatgtaattaaaatgttgttaCCTATTCATTATACTGTATGTTAAGAACAAAGTGATACTCACAAAAACCACTGATTTTAATATGTCAGGAACAACCATGGGAATAAAGCCctgtaaaatgttaagaatTCAAAACAGAGCATTAAGTGTACTCTACCTCCAAAAGAAACCAAAACATTGATGTTTGCATAGATCATAATGAATCCAATTTGAAACTTTTTAATAATAAGTTCATGGTCTTACAACATACCATTACAGACATTATTCCAAATAACAGGAATATACTAACCCGTTTCTGAAGAAGATCCATAGTAAAGGTTTGCAAGGCAAACTGAAGTCTGGCCCCTGCCCCTCTCAAGTAGTATGATCTGTGCCCTGACACATGGGCAAGCCGTCTAAGAGGAAAGAGATACAAATGAAaaaccaaataaaaataattaattaaataaaatatgacagaGTGAAAACATCTAACCTTTGTCTGATGATGTCAAGACCCTCTCCAATTTCCAGGTGGCCTTTTGGTTTGAAATCAAATTCTATGGTGGACACATGACACTACAGTATATTACAATACTGTGCAATTCTTCATAGCAATATTACAAGTCACTCACACCACTTATTGATCAAAACTGCAAGGAGCAAAAAAgtaagtaaaaaaatatcagtGATAAATAAGTGATGAATTGTGTGTGGGCGAGGGTAAGGTGATGGGTAACATAATATTTACTGCAGTGTAATGGGAGAAGTacggttttgtttttttgatagTTGATTGCTGTATGTTTGATCTGCTCTCTTGATTGATTGCCTAAGACAAATTTCTCCTGAGGGagataataaaatgaaatacttACTTAATACTTCTTGCAACATAATGCAATACAGTTGTGCTTATTTTAACCCTGGCAGAATATGCAAGATgttgatgattttttttgtttttttaaagagggatagtaaaaaatgcatgttgtttttatttagtactgccctgATAAAGCTAGTTGACATGACAGGTATTTGCATAAAATAaatcagtaacactttagttaacattatttaactacattagttaacatgaactaattatgaactgcacttctacagaagaacttattaatctttgttaatgttaatttcaaaatttactaacacattattaaaatcttgttaacattaattaatgcactgtgaactaacatgaaaaaacaatgaacaactgtattttcattaactaacattaacgaagattaataaatacagtaacaaatgtattcctcatggttagttcatgttagttaatacattaaataatgtttagctaatgaaccttattgtaaagtgttaccaataaatCAAATACGCTTTTCAAACACTGAACCCATTGCAAGAGAATTACTGTCTTTTTTAAAGTCAAACCTCAAGGTCAGTTAGGGTTAGTCAAActcaaaattgtatttttgacCCAACTGATTTAAAGAGAGGGATAATATGGTTCATTCAAATACATTTACCTCGTCTCTGACCAACCAATTCAACCACTCTGGCCTGGCTCTCATCTCCGATGGGCTAGGAGAAAAGAcacatacaaacatttaaaaaaaaaaaaatacattcctGTCAAAGCTAGGTAGgcaatgtttttcataaactttttttttttttgtcatactggttgaaactctgaAACTCTCTTCACGTTCTGAAAGCAATCAATAacagaagtggtctaaatattaaaaaatgtacatatatcttcTAAGGAATTCTCATGAAGCATTAAAACAATCCATGATGATGTTTTTGTGTGCTGTTATTTGTTTAGGTGCGAATCTGATACTTGGATTTGGTTAATTTagcatttaataataaatagtttcataacttaaagggacagttcacccaaaaatgaaaattatcccatgatttactcaccctaaagccatcataggtgtatatgactatcctctttcagacgaacacaataggagatatatttaaaaatatcctggctcttccggtaatctgccggaagctagttattttagtttataaagttttaaatatggatatttttcttacataaaccaatcgcttcacttcagaaggcctttattaacccctggaaccatatggattatttttatgatggatggatgcattttcttttttcatcgCATCAAAATCAGCACCATTCActatcattataaagcttggacgagccaggatatttttaaatatcactccgattgtgtttgtctgaaagaatgTAGTCATATTCACCTcatatggcttgagggtgagtaaatcatgggataattttcatttttgggtgaactaaccttttaatagCAGTTAATAGGAGTGGTTTAACATTTATACTCTATTTATTCCTtgaaataatacataatatttcCTTTTACACTGAAAATTAAgcattttcaacattttgtttttttattatgaaaggTGAGTGGTCCCTCACCACACTTGGATGTGTTCTGTTGGGCAGTCTTAGAGCGCGGCAGTAATGCTCTTTCTCCAGCTCACTCTCTTGCAGATACAACTGATTAAGTTTCTCTCTGAGTGCTCGACCCTCTTCTCTAGCACTTTTGTACTCCACGAGCTGTCAAGTACAAAGCAGGGAAAGAGCATCATACAAAAATTCCTATGCATGCTACATATTGCAAAGCAAGcagaaaaatcacaaaaatatagtagcttttataaaggattagttcactttcaaataaaattttcctgataatttactcacccccatgtcatccaagatgttcatgtctttctttcatcagtcaaaaagaaattaaggtttttgatgaaaacattccaggacaaaaagcttacactgtacTTCCTACatcttccctattctacttacggaaaaaatggaactggcactgcgttcgttccgtaagtagaacaGGGAAGGcgaggcgtaggacatacagcgtaagcgttttgaagaatacgaaagtgtgtTTTTAGCGGAAACACatggaaggtgatcatttgtgtttataaagcatatacatttacatttttttggaaaatgaccgatcgtttcgctagataagacccttattcctcgtctggtatcgtttaaagccctttgaagctgcactgaaactgtaatttggaccttcaaccgtttggagtccattgaaatccactataaggagaaaaatcctggaatgttttcatcaaaaacatttcttttcgactgaagaaagaaagacatgaacatcttggatgacatgggggtgagtaaattatcaggaaaattttatttgaaagtgaactaatcctttaattaaaaaggccatatgtaatatgtaaaatatgtattaaaaaattaaaataataaaaaaaaaaagctgtaacTTACACTAGACAAAGTGGATTTGTCATGTTCATCCTGAAAGGGAAAAGAGTGGATCGCTTCATTCACTTTAATTACACTTTAATTCCTTCAGAAATTTACCGTCACCAacaatttttgggtaaactgttcatttaaaataagtataaagcaatgtgtttattttaagcacagtaaataataataatttcttgtCATTTCCCCCCCCCCAAAATTGATCCTTTAGCTTAAATTGTGCAATTTTAGATTAATAACATATCACACTGTCAAATGTAAAGTGCCCATACTTCATAATGAAACTCTAATTATCTAAATGTTTATGAACACTCACCACAAGAGCGCGGACTTTGCTACTGATCACATTCTTTCTCTTTTCCAAATCTGATATTTCCTTTTGCACCTTCTGTAGTTTCTTCCAGACTGAGACCTAGATACACATTGTACCACACATTTATGTTTTCACATTAACTGTCTGGAAATCTCAGTTTAGGTAATGTCAGTGCAgcagtattgttttaatgactGCTGTGTCTTACTATCACTCCGACATCAGCTGCCCGCAGATCTCCTTTCCGGTTCTCCACCTCGGCTGTCACCGCATCGGTCTCCTCGCACACACGCTGCATGTCCAGCTCGGGTTTGTGGCTGTACCCGTCCCGTACATGCTCATAGAGGCTGCTCCTGACCGGGCGAGAGGAGCAAGGTCGGCAGGACCATCTAAATCCACTGCTGACATTTTGTCTCGAAGACGTAAGCAGGTAAAAGGA containing:
- the sars2 gene encoding serine--tRNA ligase, mitochondrial, with protein sequence MASSVRAVTRFCSFYLLTSSRQNVSSGFRWSCRPCSSRPVRSSLYEHVRDGYSHKPELDMQRVCEETDAVTAEVENRKGDLRAADVGVIVSVWKKLQKVQKEISDLEKRKNVISSKVRALVDEHDKSTLSSLVEYKSAREEGRALREKLNQLYLQESELEKEHYCRALRLPNRTHPSVPIGDESQARVVELVGQRREFDFKPKGHLEIGEGLDIIRQRRLAHVSGHRSYYLRGAGARLQFALQTFTMDLLQKRGFIPMVVPDILKSVVFEGCGMQPHAHKSQVYSLDPSRFPDLNLAGTGEVGVAGYFMDHAVNLKDLPVRTVCSSTCYRAETDTGRETWGLYRVHHFNKIEMFGVTSNETGKESSELLDEFVMLQKEIFSSLKLHYRVLDMPTQELGPPAFRKYDIEAWMPGRGSFGEISSASNCTDYQSRRLNILYEANDGNLKYAHTVNATACAIPRTIIAILETHQTKEGTVQIPEVLQHYLGLDVIEKPKYTPIKYIGPNQPKRHASK